One Manihot esculenta cultivar AM560-2 chromosome 6, M.esculenta_v8, whole genome shotgun sequence DNA segment encodes these proteins:
- the LOC110616820 gene encoding nudix hydrolase 1, whose translation MEQKVEKPVPRVAVVVFLLNGKSVLLGRRRSSFGDSMFALPGGHLEFGESFEECGAREMKEETGLDISKIEFLTVTNNVWPEEPRPSHYVTIFLRAILADPNQLPQNLEPHKCYGWDWYDWDNLPKPLFSPLEKMAQSGFNPFPTDHNI comes from the exons ATGGAGCAGAAGGTAGAGAAACCTGTGCCTAGAGTAGCTGTTGTAGTCTTCCTTTTGAATGGGAAATCGGTGCTGTTGGGGCGCCGCCGCTCCTCCTTCGGTGACTCCATGTTTGCCCTTCCCGGCGGTCACCTTGAGTTTG GGGAGAGCTTTGAGGAATGCGGAGCAAGAGAGATGAAGGAGGAAACAGGTTTGGATATTTCCAAAATAGAATTTCTAACTGTTACCAACAACGTCTGGCCGGAGGAACCAAGGCCATCACATTATGTTACCATCTTTCTTCGTGCAATCTTGGCTGACCCCAACCAGTTGCCCCAAAATCTTGAGCCTCACAAGTGTTATGGTTGGGACTGGTATGACTGGGACAACCTCCCAAAACCATTGTTTAGTCCATTGGAAAAAATGGCACAGAGCGGCTTCAATCCTTTCCCTACTGACCATAATATTTGA
- the LOC110616819 gene encoding protein MIZU-KUSSEI 1 gives MKTIMAKTPHDSSFSFSRRYFNWRKKVVEDEDDEEEILTYNSSSHFFYGEVLKDDQLRITLPSEGLPVPSAVRPPRKKLPIVAVSKFLSAVTVFSKSRRPTYHSGLGTKLIGTLFGYRRGHVHFAFQEDAKLNPAFLIELATPTSVLVREMASGLVRIALECEKKPQKKAGKLLEEPLWRTYCNGKKCGYATRRECGPEEWKVLKAVEPISMGAGVLPGNGAGSEGELMYMRARFERVVGSKDSEAFYMMNPDGLSGGPELSVYLLRV, from the coding sequence atgaagacaataatggcCAAGACCCCTCATgactcttctttctctttctccagGAGATATTTCAACTGGAGAAAGAAAGTTGTTGAAGATGAAGACGATGAAGAAGAAATATTAACTTACAACTCCTCCTCACATTTCTTCTATGGGGAAGTGTTGAAAGATGATCAACTTAGAATCACACTGCCTTCTGAAGGACTCCCCGTGCCTTCTGCAGTTCGACCACCCAGGAAAAAGCTTCCAATTGTGGCTGTTTCTAAGTTTCTATCAGCTGTTACTGTTTTCAGCAAGAGCCGGCGGCCAACCTATCACTCCGGCTTGGGAACCAAATTGATAGGTACCCTTTTTGGGTATCGTCGAGGTCATGTCCATTTTGCATTTCAAGAGGATGCCAAACTTAATCCAGCTTTCTTGATTGAGCTTGCAACACCAACTAGTGTATTAGTCCGGGAAATGGCTTCTGGGTTAGTTAGAATTGCTCTGGAGTGCGAAAAGAAGCCGCAGAAAAAAGCAGGGAAATTGCTGGAGGAGCCTCTATGGAGAACTTATTGCAATGGCAAGAAATGTGGATATGCAACGAGGCGTGAATGTGGTCCTGAAGAGTGGAAGGTTTTGAAGGCCGTGGAGCCAATATCTATGGGCGCTGGGGTGCTGCCAGGGAATGGAGCAGGGTCCGAAGGGGAACTGATGTACATGAGAGCCAGGTTTGAGAGAGTTGTTGGGTCAAAAGACTCGGAAGCATTTTACATGATGAATCCTGATGGGTTGTCTGGAGGTCCTGAGCTCAGTGTCTACTTGCTTAGAGTTTAG
- the LOC110618246 gene encoding piriformospora indica-insensitive protein 2 — MRRVFPPKKVILVLLCLLVWCSGETENAAAPMEEGEQASLYSAIQGFVGNWWNGSDLYPDPCGWTPIQGVSCDIFDGLWYVTSLSIGPINDNSLDCASNAEFRPQLFELKHLKSLSFFNCFMSPFKHPTTINGKKWEKLAENLEILEFRSNPGLIGQVPDSFSSLVKLQSLVLLENGLTGELPRNVSKLASLKKLVLAGNCFNGKIPDSFGGLSELLILDLSRNSLSGSLPSSFRGLVSLLKLDLSNNLLEGNLPLEISYLKNLTLLDLRNNKFSGGLTNSLQKMDSLEEMALSNNPIGGDLQAIEWHNLQKLAILDLSNMGLTGGIPLSLAKLRRLRFLGLSDNNLTGNLSPKLATLPCVSALYINGNNLTGKLQFSEWFYRKMGRRFRAWNNPNLCFPIGLLSKGYVPYGVKSCQQEVTLLEPNSDSKLYSGKLNQSSHYMVSLGFSSCGIYGFWWILVQIFMMVLLLGSFQLALVE, encoded by the exons ATGAGGCGTGTTTTCCCCCCTAAGAAAGTCATCTTGGTGTTATTATGTTTGTTGGTTTGGTGCTCTGGGGAAACAGAAAATGCTGCAGCCCCAATGGAGGAAGGGGAGCAAGCATCACTGTACTCTGCCATACAGGGATTTGTTGGTAACTGGTGGAATGGCTCAGATCTCTATCCAGATCCCTGTGGTTGGACTCCTATACAG GGAGTCTCTTGTGATATCTTTGATGGGCTTTGGTATGTGACTTCCTTGAGCATTGGACCTATTAACGACAACTCTCTTGATTGTGCCTCAAATGCCGAGTTTAGGCCACAACTGTTTGAGCTTAAGCACCTCAAGTCTCTATCGTTCTTCAATTGCTTTATGTCACCCTTCAAACATCCCACCACCATTAATGGCAAAAAATGGGAAAAACTTGCAGAGAACTTGGAAATATTAGAGTTTAGATCGAACCCTGGTCTTATTGGACAAGTTCCTGATAGTTTCAGTAGCCTAGTTAAGTTGCAGTCTCTAGTGCTACTTGAAAATGGTCTGACAGGCGAATTGCCACGAAATGTAAGTAAATTAGCCAGCTTGAAGAAGCTAGTTCTTGCTGGTAACTGCTTTAATGGTAAGATTCCAGATAGTTTTGGTGGATTAAGTGAGCTGTTAATCTTGGATTTAAGCAGGAACTCACTATCTGGGTCTTTGCCTTCGAGTTTTAGAGGCCTTGTCTCCCTGTTGAAACTTGATTTGAGCAACAATCTGCTAGAAGGGAACCTGCCATTAGAGATTAGTTATCTGAAGAATTTGACACTTTTGGACCTAAGAAACAACAAATTCTCTGGTGGGTTGACAAATTCACTTCAGAAGATGGATTCCTTGGAAGAGATGGCACTGTCAAACAACCCAATTGGCGGAGACCTCCAGGCCATAGAGTGGCACAACCTACAGAAGTTAGCTATTTTGGACCTCTCTAACATGGGCTTGACAGGTGGCATCCCTCTGTCTCTTGCTAAGTTAAGAAGATTGAGATTTTTGGGTCTTAGTGACAACAATCTCACAGGCAATCTCTCACCAAAGCTAGCAACTTTACCTTGTGTCAGTGCGCTCTACATAAATGGAAACAATCTGACAGGAAAGCTCCAATTTTCTGAGTGGTTTTACAGGAAAATGGGTAGGCGTTTCAGGGCTTGGAATAATCCAAATCTGTGTTTCCCTATTGGGTTACTCTCTAAAGGCTATGTTCCTTATGGGGTTAAATCATGCCAACAAGAGGTCACGTTGCTTGAACCCAATTCAGATTCCAAGTTGTACAGTGGCAAATTGAACCAGAGTTCCCATTACATGGTCTCTTTGGGATTCTCAAGCTGTGGCATTTATGGGTTCTGGTGGATTCTGGTTCAGATATTTATGATGGTCCTACTCTTGGGTAGCTTCCAATTGGCCCTTGTTGAGTAG